One Myotis daubentonii chromosome 3, mMyoDau2.1, whole genome shotgun sequence genomic window carries:
- the LOC132230050 gene encoding proteasome subunit alpha type-2-like → MAERSYSFSLTTFSPSGKLIQIEYALAAVAGGALSVGIKAANGVVLATEKKQKSILYDERSVHKVEPITKQIGLVYSGMGPDYRVLVHRARKLAQQYYLVYQEPIPTAQLVQRVASVMQEYTQSGGVRPFGVSLLICGWNEGRLYLFQSDPSEAYFAWKATAMGKNYVKGKTFLEKRYNEYLELEDAIHTAILTLKESFEGQMTEDNIEVGICNEAGFRRLTPTEVKDYLAAIANEVTENLELQIISILNMFKVCFVLQTFAYLLLHDLMDQCF, encoded by the coding sequence atgGCGGAGCGCAGTTACAGCTTTTCGTTGACTACTTTCAGCCCATCTGGTAAACTCATTCAGATTGAATATGCTTTGGCTGCTGTAGCTGGAGGAGCCCTTTCAGTGGGCATTAAAGCTGCAAATGGTGTGGTATTAGCaacagagaagaaacagaaatccaTTCTGTATGATGAGCGAAGTGTACACAAAGTGGAGCCAATTACCAAACAGATAGGCTTGGTATATAGTGGCATGGGCCCAGATTACAGAGTGCTTGTACACAGAGCTCGAAAACTAGCTCAGCAATATTATCTTGTTTACCAAGAACCCATTCCCACAGCTCAGCTGGTACAGAGAGTAGCTTCTGTGATGCAAGAATATACCCAGTCAGGTGGTGTTCGTCCATTTGGAGTTTCTTTACTAATTTGTGGTTGGAATGAGGGGCgactttatttatttcagtcagatCCATCAGAAGCTTACTTTGCCTGGAAAGCCACAGCTATGGGAAAGAACtatgtgaaaggaaaaacttttCTTGAGAAAAGATATAATGAATATCTAGAACTTGAAGATGCCATTCATACAGCCATATTAACCCTAAAGGAAAGCTTTGAAGGGCAGATGACAGAAGATAACATAGAAGTTGGAATCTGCAATGAAGCTGGATTTAGGAGGCTTACTCCAACTGAAGTTAAGGATTACTTGGCTGCCATAGCAAATGAAGTGACTGAAAATCTGGAATTGCAGATAATCTCTATACTTAACATGTTTAAagtatgttttgttttgcaaaCTTTTGCATACTTACTTCTACATGATTTAATGgatcagtgtttttaa